The Actinomycetes bacterium nucleotide sequence CAATGACGGCCTGGGATGTCCTTCTACTGCCGGGAAGCGTGCTACCGGCCTCCGTCGCCTACCCGGCCCTGATCGCCGAGCTGGGACCGGATGTGAACGCGGTCGCGAAGGAACTGGAGGTCTACGCTGGGCCGCAACCACCGCCGGACTACACGCTAGACACCGAGGTCGAGGGGATTCAGCGGGAGGCCAAGGCACACGGCTGGGATCGCTTCCACCTGGTTGGTTACTCCGGCGGCGGGGCCTCCGTCCTAGCCTTCACCGCACGCCACCCCGAGAAGGTGCTCAGCCTCGCGCTGCTAGAGCCCGCATGGGCCGGGAACTGGGACGACATGAGTCCTGCTCACCGCGACCTCTGGAAGGAATACGACCGGCTCGAACAGTTAACTCCGGGTCAGTTCATGGCC carries:
- a CDS encoding alpha/beta hydrolase; amino-acid sequence: MTAWDVLLLPGSVLPASVAYPALIAELGPDVNAVAKELEVYAGPQPPPDYTLDTEVEGIQREAKAHGWDRFHLVGYSGGGASVLAFTARHPEKVLSLALLEPAWAGNWDDMSPAHRDLWKEYDRLEQLTPGQFMAAFMRMGVRLEVVLPPPPPGEPPPWMALRPAGIAAFLRTFRTYDLDRSVLARFDRPVYFALGGLSNPDEYGEIAERLGRTFPDFTLEEFPDRHHFDPPHRVEPQALSRSLRALWSRAEPQPQTAGSR